DNA from Gramella sp. MAR_2010_147:
TCTAAAGATCATATTTCATCTTTCTACGATGGGAACTGAGTAAATTAAAGGTAAATTCTTTGCTAGAACTCGGTTAAACCGCAACTCAGAATCTATTGTTTAAGTTCTGATTTCCAGCTATTCTTAGGTTTATTATTAATTGTATTTATTGTTTTAAAAACAACTATTGAGAAAAGTTATTTAAAATTAATCTAAATAAACTTGCCGTAGCCAAAACGGGTTTTTATATTTGCCGGCGAATATTATTTTAAACCAGTCTAAATAAAGAGATATGAAAAAGCTGTTATTTTCAGCAGTATTAGCGGGAGCAACTTTAGTATCCTGTTCATCAGATGATGATGCACTTAACCCGGAAGGAGAAAACAATATAAATACTCCTGCAACTTATAATTTTGAAAGAGACAATAGTTCAACTGTAGATTATAATGGTCAGACAACCAGACTTCAAATGTCTGCTGAACTTCTTTCTAATTTTAATGATTTTGATAATGCAACAGAAGATTTGTTGTTGAATATGTTTGCCAATGAGAATGCTCCATTTGAAAACGCAAGCCTAAATGAATCTTCTAAAAGTGTGAAATCTAAAGTTGCAGCTTCAAACTTGTATTTCTCAACCAATGCGGTTGAAAGCACAGAAATTAAGAATGATTTTGAGTCTTATATTTCAGGGCAAATGACTACAGTAAAGTCAAATAAAGATCAGCTTGCAGAAGCTGGTATGGCAGGGCAGATCGCTGATGGTGATGGAGTACGTTATGTAAATGAAAAAGGTTTGGAGTTTAACCAGGCATTTGCGAAAGGATTAATTGGTGCGTTGTTAATAGACCAGACTTTAAATAATTACCTGTCTCAAGCTGTACTGGACGAAGGTGACAATATAGCTAACAATGATGCTGAAATCACTGAAGATGGTAAGGTTTACACCACGATGGAGCATAAATGGGATGAAGCTTACGGATATGTTTATGGAGATCCTTCAATTCCAGCGGCAGATCCTAATTCAGTTTTAAATGAAAGCGATGACCGTCTTTTATTCAATTATCTGGGACGTGTAGATGCTGATGAAGATTTTGCCGGAATTGCTGAAGAAACTTTTGAAGCTTTCAAAACAGGTAGGGCTGCGATCGTTGCTGGAAATTATACAAAACGAGATGAGCAGGTTGCTGTTATTCGTGAGAATCTTTCTAAAGTGATCGCTATACGAGCCGTACATTATTTACAGGGAGGTAAAGCTGCATTAGCTGAGGGAAATATGGGCAGTGCCTTCCATGAACTTTCTGAAGGATTTGGATTTATCTATAGCCTTAGGTTTACGCATGATCCATCAACAGGAGCTCCGTATATTTCAAAAGCTCAAACTGATTCGTTTAAAGAACAATTATTGTCAGGAAATGGTTTCTGGGATGTTACCCCTGAAACACTGGATGCAATTTCAGAGGAAATTGCTACAGCATTCGGTTTTTCCGTAGACGAAGCATAATTAAAGAAGATAATTAGCCGGAGCTGGAAGTTTCTTCCGCTCCGGTTTTTAAAATTTATAACTATGAAGATTTCGAGAATTTTATTATTAGTGTGTCTTGTTTTTGCAGCCTGTTCTACAGAAGATGATGGAGGGGATACCGGTGGTGGAAACGCAACAGATGCTTTTGATCGTGGTGAAATGCTGGCTAACTGGGCAGATAATATTATTCTTCCTTCATATGAAGATTTTTCTACAAAAACTCAGAGGCTAGAGGAATTAGCCCAGGCTTTTGTAGATAATCCTGGAAATAGTGAATTAACAGCGCTTAGAGCGCAATTTGAGCTTTCTTACAAATCTTTCCAGAGTGTATCTATGTTTGATATTGGTAAGGCAGAAGAATTGAATTACAGAAGTTTTTTAAATACATACCCGCTTAACGCATCAGATGTAGAGTCTAAAGTAGAAGCTGGTAGTTATAACTTTGAGCTACCGTCAAGTTATGATGAACAGGGTTTTCCGGCCCTGGATTATCTATTGTACGGTTTGGGTTCTACAAAAGAATCGATACTGACAAAATATACTACAGATGCCAACGCAGAGAATTATAAGGCTTATCTTCTGGATGTAACTAAGCGAATCAACGCTCTTACTACTGAGGTTACCAATTCC
Protein-coding regions in this window:
- a CDS encoding imelysin family protein; the protein is MKISRILLLVCLVFAACSTEDDGGDTGGGNATDAFDRGEMLANWADNIILPSYEDFSTKTQRLEELAQAFVDNPGNSELTALRAQFELSYKSFQSVSMFDIGKAEELNYRSFLNTYPLNASDVESKVEAGSYNFELPSSYDEQGFPALDYLLYGLGSTKESILTKYTTDANAENYKAYLLDVTKRINALTTEVTNSWQGDYRDTFVNNTSSSSTGSVDRLTNKYVMYFEKFLRSGKIGFPSGAITGAPSPINVEAYYAEDFSKELYLEALKSSKDFFTGKYFGSSETGKSYQAYLEALDREELSSDILSQFNTISSMSGDLDTSLRNQVETNNTLMLEVHDELQKEVVLLKLDMLQALSISVDYVDSDGD
- a CDS encoding DUF4856 domain-containing protein, with translation MKKLLFSAVLAGATLVSCSSDDDALNPEGENNINTPATYNFERDNSSTVDYNGQTTRLQMSAELLSNFNDFDNATEDLLLNMFANENAPFENASLNESSKSVKSKVAASNLYFSTNAVESTEIKNDFESYISGQMTTVKSNKDQLAEAGMAGQIADGDGVRYVNEKGLEFNQAFAKGLIGALLIDQTLNNYLSQAVLDEGDNIANNDAEITEDGKVYTTMEHKWDEAYGYVYGDPSIPAADPNSVLNESDDRLLFNYLGRVDADEDFAGIAEETFEAFKTGRAAIVAGNYTKRDEQVAVIRENLSKVIAIRAVHYLQGGKAALAEGNMGSAFHELSEGFGFIYSLRFTHDPSTGAPYISKAQTDSFKEQLLSGNGFWDVTPETLDAISEEIATAFGFSVDEA